A window of the Anoplopoma fimbria isolate UVic2021 breed Golden Eagle Sablefish chromosome 17, Afim_UVic_2022, whole genome shotgun sequence genome harbors these coding sequences:
- the LOC129106112 gene encoding dnaJ homolog subfamily C member 11-like: MAASLDDDFEFDNQDYYSLLNVRKEATLEELKASYRRLCMLYHPDKHRDPELKSQAEQLFNQVHQAYEVLSDAHSRAIYDIFGKKGLEVEGWEVVERKRTPAEIREEYERLQREREERRLQQRTNPKGTISVGVDATDLFDRYDEDFEEMPGGGFPHIEINKMHISQSIEAPLTNSDTAVLSGSLSTHNGNGGGNINMTVRRVTSAKGWGEVELGAGDILGPLIGLKVFRNLTQRCFLTAQCGLQFSPRGLRPSCSLMTARHLDQNTMGYLQWRWGPNSAMTTSLVRDTKSSHFTLALQLGVAHSYLMMSYQYKFQDEDQTKVKGSVKTGWFGTVVEYGAERKISRHSVLSATVSIGVPQGVTLKIKLARASQTYLFPVHLTDQLLPSAVFYATVGPLLVYMAIHRLIIIPYTKAQKEQDLELQRKSSATDIAKKKHEAESAVLLMQESVRRIIEGEESKMGLIILNAWYGKFVSDTSRKQEKAKVIDVTVPLQCLVKDSKLILTEASKAGLPGFYDPCVGEEKSLKLLYQFRGVMHQVISADTESLRIPRQSHRIETES, from the exons ATGGCGGCGTCCTTAGATGATGATTTTGAGTTTGATAACCAGGACTACTACTCTCTACTCAACGTCAGGAAAGAG GCTACGTTGGAGGAGCTAAAGGCGTCATATCGGAGGTTGTGTATGCTCTACCATCCTGACAAACATCGGGACCCAGAGCTAAAAAGCCAGGCTGAACAGCTTTTCAACCAAGTTCACCAGGCGTATGAAG TGCTAAGTGATGCTCACTCCAGAGCCATCTATGACATATTTGGGAAGAAAGGGTTGGAGGTGGAAGGCTGGGAg GtggtggagagaaagagaactcCAGCAGAAATTCGAGAGGAGTATGaaaggctgcagagagaaagagaagagaggaggctgCAGCAAAGAACTAACCCCAAG GGCACAATCAGCGTGGGTGTAGATGCGACAGACCTGTTTGACCGCTATGATGAGGACTTCGAAGAGATGCCAGGAGGGGGATTTCCTCATATTGAAATCAACAAGATGCACATATCCCAGTCCATAgag GCTCCTTTGACAAACTCTGACACAGCAGTGCTGTCTGGTTCGCTCTCTACACACAATGGAAACGGAGGGGGCAACATTAACATGACTGTACGAAGGGTTACGTCAGCCAAGGGCTGGGGAGAG GTGGAGTTGGGTGCAGGAGACATACTTGGACCTCTCATTGGGTTAAAGGTGTTTCGCAACCTCACTCAACGGTG tTTCTTGACAGCCCAGTGTGGGTTGCAGTTCTCACCTCGAGGTTTGCGACCGAGCTGTTCTCTGATGACAGCACGACACCTGGACCAGAACACCATGGGCTATCTGCAGTGGCGCTGGGGGCCCAACAGCGCCATGACCACCAGCCTGGTCCGAGACACAAAGAGCAGCCATTTTACTCTAGCTCTGCag CTGGGTGTGGCTCACTCCTACCTGATGATGAGCTACCAGTACAAATTCCAGGATGAGGACCAGACCAAAGTGAAAGGCTCTGTGAA GACAGGCTGGTTCGGCACCGTGGTGGAATatggagcagagaggaagatcAGCCGACACAGTGTCCTGTCAGCCACTGTCAGCATCGGGGTCCCTCAGGGAGTCACACTCAAGATCAA GTTGGCGCGTGCCAGTCAGACGTACCTGTTTCCAGTCCATCTAACAGATCAGCTGCTGCCCAGTGCTGTCTTCTACGCCACTGTGGGACCCCTGCTGGTTTACATGGCCATTCACAGACTGATCATCATCCCATATACAAAAGCACAGAAAGAGCA AGAtctggagctgcagaggaagagcTCAGCCACAGACATCGCCAAGAAGAAGCACGAGGCAGAGTCTGCT GTTCTGCTGATGCAGGAATCTGTGAGGAGAATCATAGAGGGGGAAGAATCCAAGATGg gTCTGATCATCCTGAATGCCTGGTATGGAAAGTTTGTGTCAGATACCAGCCGGAAGCAGGAGAAGGCAAAGGTCATTGACGTCACTGTGCCTCTGCAGTGCCTGGTCAAGGACTCCAAACTCATCCTCACCGAGGCatccaag GCAGGGTTGCCGGGCTTCTACGACCCCTGTGTAGGGGAGGAGAAGAGTCTGAAGTTACTGTACCAGTTCAGAGGTGTCATGCACCAAGTCATCTCTGCAGACACGGAGTCGCTACGGATACCCAGGCAAT CTCACAGAATTGAGACGGAGTCCTAG